From a single Brettanomyces bruxellensis chromosome 7, complete sequence genomic region:
- the MRPL7 gene encoding mitochondrial 54S ribosomal protein YmL7/YmL5 (BUSCO:EOG09264K2W): protein MSLAFIRPFSSSVIAQKVGCAMVKPVHHTIKIEKRLLSPRFPDLKLDPSDIRSPKFRPRLTQQDRVLDHYYNTLESDLLLIQYRHDQIDVEGNKRRKWDMSSPYHLNRPLRKPRGQVVPSPTIKTRTWKNIPRLENITINCFVKEAKIKPELAIAATLQLQQITGCKPSPVYAKANVPTWKLRPGMRMGARVSLSGSDASQFLTTLTEIVLPRIREFRGISNRSGDRYGNIAFGLRPEDIKVFPEIENNQDSWPKTFGMDITLHTSAQTDVDARILLSGLGFPFTGGERVPKTLLNDLKIEDENVNDVVTKNSETRAEA from the coding sequence ATGTCGCTCGCATTTATACGACCATTTTCGTCGTCTGTAATTGCACAAAAAGTGGGATGTGCTATGGTGAAGCCTGTTCACCATACTATAAAGATTGAGAAGAGGTTATTATCGCCACGTTTCCCGGATTTAAAGCTGGATCCAAGTGATATTCGTTCTCCTAAGTTTAGGCCTAGGTTAACTCAGCAAGACAGAGTTTTGGACCATTATTACAACACCTTGGAGTCAGATTTGCTTTTAATTCAATACAGACATGATCAGATTGATGTGGAAGGAAACAAGAGGAGGAAGTGGGATATGTCCTCCCCATATCATTTGAACAGACCTTTAAGAAAGCCTCGTGGTCAGGTCGTGCCATCACCAACAATCAAAACCCGGACATGGAAAAATATTCCACggcttgaaaatattaccATTAACTGTTTTGTGAAGGAAGCCAAGATAAAGCCTGAGTTGGCAATTGCCGCTACCTTACAACTCCAGCAGATTACAGGGTGCAAACCAAGTCCAGTCTATGCAAAAGCAAACGTTCCTACATGGAAGCTTAGACCTGGCATGCGTATGGGTGCAAGGGTGTCTTTGTCAGGAAGTGATGCATCCCAGTTTCTCACAACTTTGACAGAGATCGTTCTTCCTAGAATTCGAGAGTTTAGGGGAATCTCCAACAGGTCAGGTGACAGATACGGTAATATTGCCTTTGGTTTGAGACCAGAGGACATTAAGGTTTTCccagaaattgaaaataaccAGGATTCGTGGCCAAAGACTTTTGGTATGGATATTACATTGCATACCAGTGCACAGACTGATGTCGATGCTCGTATTCTACTAAGTGGGCTTGGATTCCCATTCACCGGAGGCGAAAGGGTGCCGAAAACGTTATTGAATGATTTGAagattgaagatgaaaacgTGAATGATGTTGTTACGAAGAATTCTGAGACAAGAGCAGAAGCCTGA
- a CDS encoding uncharacterized protein (BUSCO:EOG092659OC), whose product MRPEVEIPDSPSDPYPIIVNNAEVVPGFGRGSSEMGIPTANVPIDLSEQLKNLETGVYFGFVRVMSDSSNQNRQPHQVSRIDGKSSVTLTYGEGLKETDRKVFPMVMSLGWNPYFKNKQKACELHILHKFATSFYGARVNFNVLGYIRPELDYTTLEALIKDIQIDIDTAKEYLQKPGYEKWARGV is encoded by the coding sequence atgcGCCCCGAAGTGGAGATTCCCGATAGCCCCTCAGACCCTTATCCAATAATAGTTAACAATGCAGAGGTTGTGCCAGGATTCGGTAGAGGATCATCTGAGATGGGAATACCGACGGCAAACGTCCCTATAGACTTGTCGGAGCAACTCAAGAATCTAGAAACAGGTGTTTACTTTGGATTTGTGAGGGTGATGAGTGATAGTTCAAATCAAAACAGGCAGCCACATCAAGTTTCACGAATCGACGGAAAGTCATCAGTTACACTAACTTATGGAGAGGGGCTCAAGGAAACTGACAGGAAGGTTTTTCCAATGGTGATGTCGCTTGGTTGGAATCCATATTTCAAGAACAAGCAGAAAGCTTGTGAGTTACACATACTTCACAAGTTTGCAACGAGCTTTTATGGTGCAAGGGTGAACTTCAATGTTCTTGGCTATATACGGCCGGAACTCGACTACACAACACTCGAGGCACTTATTAAGGACATTCAGATAGATATTGACACGGCTAAAGAGTACTTGCAGAAGCCAGGGTATGAAAAATGGGCTAGGGGAGTGTAG